One genomic segment of Profundibacter amoris includes these proteins:
- a CDS encoding SH3-like domain-containing protein, with the protein MDKTGRRWHDMGGQAAGAVLPEDHDYALWEKRVDALMVLCSSKGYFTVDGLRRAIEDMGEEAFETMSYYERWVAAVSQNMIEAGAYSLAELGERMERVKARGDTYGEAADGQ; encoded by the coding sequence ATGGATAAAACAGGACGCCGCTGGCACGATATGGGCGGACAGGCCGCAGGTGCGGTTCTGCCCGAGGATCACGACTATGCCCTTTGGGAAAAGCGCGTGGATGCGTTGATGGTGCTGTGTTCCTCCAAGGGATATTTCACTGTCGACGGCCTGCGCCGCGCGATCGAGGATATGGGCGAAGAGGCCTTTGAAACCATGTCCTACTATGAACGCTGGGTCGCCGCGGTGAGCCAGAACATGATCGAAGCCGGCGCCTATTCCCTGGCAGAACTGGGCGAGCGGATGGAAAGGGTCAAGGCGCGTGGCGATACTTATGGCGAGGCCGCAGATGGGCAATGA
- a CDS encoding NAD(P)/FAD-dependent oxidoreductase, translating into MTHIVILGSGFGALTAVREIRKSKIEAQITVVSPSNHLTYLPSLIWMPSGMRNASDIDVNLEKFFAEKNVVWHQGSVVNVKEGGRLVETDTGEIRNDYLIIATGSRFIKKLPGLVEHAIIPCEGASMGQQIHDRINAMEGGTIAFGFGTNPKEPKAVRGGPMFEFLFGMDTMLRRQGRRDKFKLVFFNGSEQPGNRLGGKAVGGLLKLMAKRGIETHLGAKPIRMEADKVVTEREEIPADLILMMTGMTGPLWLDNTDLPRSEGGFIQADRKCRVHGLRGTYVVGDTGSYPGPEWLAKQAHQADLQAEAAVRNIIDEINGREPGHDFKAELICIVDTLDSGILVFRNEKRTIFLPPMKIFHWAKRMFERHYLRAYRR; encoded by the coding sequence ATGACCCATATTGTAATATTAGGAAGCGGATTTGGCGCGTTGACGGCTGTGCGCGAAATCCGCAAGTCGAAGATCGAGGCCCAGATTACCGTGGTTTCGCCCAGCAACCACCTGACCTATCTGCCCAGCCTGATCTGGATGCCGTCGGGGATGCGCAATGCCTCTGATATCGACGTAAATCTGGAAAAATTCTTTGCCGAGAAAAATGTGGTCTGGCATCAGGGATCGGTGGTCAATGTGAAAGAAGGTGGGCGGCTGGTGGAAACCGATACCGGCGAGATCCGCAACGATTACCTGATCATCGCCACCGGCAGCCGCTTTATCAAGAAACTGCCCGGTCTGGTGGAACATGCGATTATCCCGTGTGAAGGGGCGTCAATGGGGCAGCAAATCCATGACCGGATCAACGCGATGGAGGGGGGCACGATTGCCTTTGGTTTCGGCACCAACCCGAAAGAACCCAAGGCCGTGCGCGGCGGGCCGATGTTCGAATTCCTGTTCGGCATGGACACCATGCTGCGCCGTCAGGGGCGGCGGGACAAGTTCAAGCTGGTATTTTTCAATGGTTCCGAACAACCGGGCAACCGGCTGGGCGGCAAGGCCGTTGGCGGCTTGTTGAAACTGATGGCCAAGCGCGGGATCGAAACCCATCTGGGCGCAAAACCGATCCGCATGGAAGCCGACAAAGTGGTGACCGAGCGCGAGGAAATCCCCGCCGATCTGATCCTGATGATGACGGGGATGACAGGGCCGTTGTGGCTGGACAATACCGATCTGCCACGATCCGAGGGCGGGTTTATTCAGGCCGACCGAAAATGCCGGGTGCATGGGCTGAGGGGCACATATGTGGTTGGCGATACCGGATCCTATCCGGGGCCGGAATGGTTGGCCAAACAGGCGCATCAGGCGGATTTGCAGGCCGAGGCGGCGGTGAGGAATATCATCGATGAAATCAACGGCCGTGAACCGGGCCATGATTTCAAGGCGGAACTGATCTGCATCGTCGATACGCTGGACAGCGGTATTCTGGTGTTCCGTAATGAAAAACGCACCATATTCCTGCCGCCAATGAAGATTTTCCACTGGGCCAAACGGATGTTTGAACGCCATTACCTGCGCGCTTACCGGCGCTGA
- a CDS encoding biotin transporter BioY, with product MAATATNRVLAQVFGANEGAALRAKQAALVVSGIAALAVSAKIMVPMLPVPMSMGTFAVLTIGAAYGARLGLVTIIGYMLVGMLGFDVFAKSTADLNGLEYMMGSTGGYLLGFVLATVALGLLAARGWDRSPVKMAGAMLIGNALIYVPGLLWLGVLYGFDKPILAWGLTPFLMGDAVKLALAAVLLPALWKLVGRARG from the coding sequence ATGGCGGCAACGGCAACAAATCGGGTTCTGGCACAGGTTTTCGGCGCAAACGAGGGCGCAGCCCTGCGTGCCAAACAGGCCGCACTGGTGGTTTCGGGAATCGCCGCATTGGCGGTTTCGGCCAAGATTATGGTGCCGATGCTGCCGGTTCCGATGTCGATGGGCACATTCGCAGTGCTGACCATCGGGGCGGCATACGGCGCACGTCTGGGGCTGGTGACGATCATCGGCTATATGCTGGTCGGTATGCTGGGCTTTGACGTATTCGCCAAATCCACCGCCGATCTGAACGGTCTGGAATATATGATGGGCAGCACGGGCGGCTATCTGCTGGGCTTTGTGCTGGCCACGGTGGCGCTGGGTCTTCTGGCGGCACGCGGCTGGGACCGCTCGCCGGTGAAAATGGCCGGTGCCATGCTGATCGGCAATGCGCTGATCTATGTGCCGGGTTTGCTGTGGCTGGGCGTTCTGTATGGCTTTGACAAGCCGATCCTGGCATGGGGCCTGACACCGTTCCTGATGGGCGACGCGGTGAAGCTGGCCCTTGCGGCGGTTCTGCTGCCGGCGCTCTGGAAACTGGTCGGCCGCGCCCGCGGCTAA
- a CDS encoding serine hydrolase domain-containing protein, whose translation MGKFLKISLRILVVLIIILAAVGFWQREKIMRLLAVNSLFSEEKIVNNFSHMDSMFLTTPLDIGDGAASELPIGNPAPAVEGLDDWIKERSVTALVVLKDGEIVTEQYYQGTGQDDLRISWSVAKSYLADLLGILVAEGKIGSLDEQVVKYAPHLKGSAYEGATIRNVLNMASGVKFNEDYLDFNSDINKMGRVVALGGTLDDFAAGIKERENQPGTVWQYVSIDTHVIGMVIRGATGRSIPDLLSEKILLPLGLEKTPYYITDGSGVAFVLGGLNMTTRDYARFGLMNMNGGKWNGKQIVPQDWIEASTIPSAPTAKGHIGYGYQWWIPTGAPKGEYMARGVYGQYIYINTDLGVVIATNAADRKFREDGVADQNIAMFRKIAAAL comes from the coding sequence TTGGGTAAATTCTTGAAAATATCACTCCGCATTCTGGTGGTTCTGATCATCATCCTTGCGGCCGTCGGGTTTTGGCAACGCGAGAAGATCATGCGCCTGCTGGCGGTCAACAGCCTGTTTTCAGAAGAAAAGATCGTCAACAATTTCAGCCATATGGACAGCATGTTCCTGACCACCCCGCTGGACATTGGCGATGGCGCGGCTTCGGAATTGCCAATCGGCAACCCTGCCCCCGCGGTTGAGGGGCTGGATGACTGGATCAAGGAACGCAGCGTCACCGCGCTGGTGGTTCTGAAAGACGGGGAAATCGTCACCGAACAGTATTATCAGGGCACCGGTCAGGATGATCTGCGCATTTCATGGTCGGTCGCCAAAAGCTATCTGGCGGATTTGCTGGGCATTCTGGTGGCCGAGGGCAAGATCGGCTCGCTTGACGAACAGGTGGTGAAATACGCCCCGCACCTGAAAGGGTCTGCCTATGAAGGGGCAACCATTCGCAATGTTCTGAACATGGCCAGCGGGGTGAAATTCAACGAGGACTATCTGGATTTCAATTCCGACATCAACAAAATGGGCCGCGTGGTTGCGCTGGGTGGCACGCTAGACGATTTCGCCGCCGGCATCAAAGAACGGGAAAACCAGCCGGGAACGGTTTGGCAATATGTATCAATCGATACACATGTGATCGGCATGGTTATTCGGGGCGCCACAGGACGCTCAATACCCGATCTGCTAAGCGAGAAAATTCTGCTGCCGCTGGGCCTTGAAAAGACGCCCTATTATATAACCGACGGTTCGGGTGTGGCGTTTGTTCTGGGCGGGCTGAACATGACGACCCGCGACTATGCGCGCTTTGGTCTTATGAATATGAATGGCGGGAAATGGAACGGAAAGCAGATCGTGCCGCAAGACTGGATAGAGGCCTCGACCATTCCCTCCGCACCGACTGCCAAGGGGCATATCGGTTACGGCTATCAATGGTGGATACCAACAGGCGCGCCCAAAGGCGAATATATGGCGCGCGGAGTTTACGGGCAGTATATCTATATCAACACCGATCTGGGGGTTGTCATCGCCACCAATGCAGCGGACCGGAAATTCCGCGAAGACGGGGTTGCCGACCAGAATATCGCAATGTTCCGCAAGATTGCCGCTGCACTTTGA
- a CDS encoding bifunctional alpha/beta hydrolase/OsmC family protein, with protein sequence MQSEKITFTGHNGHRLAARLDMPKGPHLGTALFAHCFTCSKDIPAARRIAGRLAAMGIAVLRFDFTGLGHSEGEFENTSFSSNIDDLVLAADYLAKRDMPVSMLIGHSLGGAAVLMAAGRIDSVKAVVTIGAPFDPEHVTHNFKGAISEICAEGMADVCLGGRPFKIAREFIEDISKSELAPAIAGLNRALLVLHAPRDTVVSIDNAAEIFMAAKHPKSFVTLDDADHLITRATDAEYAAGVIAAWASRYLDLTPPAPPIGAPEGVVRVREADPDGYLQDITSGPYHHALADEPIAYGGTNRGMSPYGFLSAGLGACTSMTIRMYARRKKWPLERVWVDVTHDKVHAQDAIAGQKAQKIDCFKREIHISGDLDDAQRKRLLEIADKCPVHKTLLHSSRIETTLAE encoded by the coding sequence ATGCAAAGCGAAAAAATCACCTTCACCGGCCACAATGGGCATAGGCTTGCGGCCCGTCTGGACATGCCCAAGGGGCCGCATCTGGGCACCGCCCTTTTTGCCCATTGTTTCACCTGTTCCAAAGACATCCCCGCCGCACGCCGCATCGCCGGCCGGCTGGCCGCGATGGGGATCGCTGTGCTCAGGTTCGATTTCACCGGTCTGGGCCATTCGGAAGGTGAATTCGAGAACACCTCGTTTTCCTCGAACATTGATGATCTGGTGCTGGCCGCCGACTATCTGGCGAAACGCGATATGCCGGTCAGCATGCTGATCGGCCATTCGCTGGGCGGGGCGGCGGTGCTGATGGCCGCCGGCAGGATCGACAGTGTAAAAGCCGTTGTCACCATCGGCGCGCCGTTTGATCCCGAACATGTCACCCATAATTTCAAAGGCGCGATTTCCGAGATTTGCGCCGAGGGCATGGCCGATGTCTGCCTTGGCGGCCGCCCCTTCAAAATCGCCCGTGAATTCATCGAGGATATTTCGAAATCCGAACTGGCACCGGCGATCGCGGGCCTGAATCGCGCCCTGCTGGTGCTGCACGCCCCGCGCGACACCGTGGTCAGCATCGACAATGCCGCCGAAATCTTTATGGCCGCAAAACACCCCAAAAGCTTTGTCACGCTGGATGATGCCGACCACCTGATCACCCGCGCAACCGATGCCGAATACGCCGCCGGTGTGATCGCCGCATGGGCCAGCCGCTATCTGGACTTAACACCCCCCGCCCCGCCCATCGGCGCGCCCGAAGGCGTGGTGCGCGTACGCGAGGCCGATCCGGACGGCTATCTGCAAGACATCACCTCCGGCCCCTACCACCACGCCTTGGCGGACGAGCCGATCGCCTATGGCGGCACCAACCGCGGCATGTCGCCTTACGGCTTTTTGTCGGCCGGCCTTGGCGCTTGCACCAGCATGACCATCCGCATGTATGCCCGCCGCAAGAAATGGCCGCTGGAACGCGTCTGGGTCGATGTCACCCACGACAAGGTGCACGCACAGGACGCTATAGCGGGGCAAAAGGCGCAAAAGATCGACTGTTTCAAACGGGAAATCCACATCAGCGGGGATCTGGATGACGCCCAACGCAAACGCCTGCTGGAGATTGCGGACAAATGTCCAGTGCACAAAACATTGCTGCATTCGTCACGGATTGAAACCACGCTGGCGGAGTGA
- a CDS encoding multicopper oxidase family protein has translation MTLSRRQFIGTATATFATPALIGRAIAATGGRDLPIPDVLDLRGGGGAPTLDAMAARTKILEGAESVTVGYGQGFLGPVIRMNRGETARLNLGNRIKEPVTVHWHGMHIDGAQDGGPHSPVDTGGVLEAALDIDQPAATLWYHSHIHQRTGIQVYYGLAGMLIIDDPDAPDSGLPQTYGVDDIPLVVQDRVFDRGGQMLYAPQGPTRMMGYRGSEILVNGAIRPKASVPAGMVRLRILNGSNARIYHFGFEDGRRFYQVASDGGLLPMPVAMNALTLAPAERVEIVVDFSAGATRLLSAPDSNMGMMGGGMMGGMMRGASPKAVADGGLFEVMSFAIDNSRTAAVTTLAKTLAGAPTPVFGEPVRRRRFALNMGMGMGMMRGGGSMAINGDSMDMAVINQELRLGEAEIWEVSADMMAHPFHVHGTSFQVLSRNGRKVDYASTGLKDVVLVDGTAELLVQVNRKADANQPFMFHCHILEHEDLGMMGQFTVA, from the coding sequence ATGACATTATCCAGACGACAGTTCATCGGCACGGCGACAGCAACCTTTGCTACTCCGGCCCTGATCGGGCGCGCGATTGCGGCCACGGGTGGACGGGATTTGCCGATCCCCGACGTTCTGGATCTGCGCGGCGGGGGTGGCGCGCCGACACTGGATGCGATGGCGGCCCGCACTAAAATTCTGGAAGGGGCTGAAAGTGTCACTGTCGGATACGGGCAGGGGTTTCTTGGCCCTGTGATCCGCATGAACCGCGGGGAAACGGCGCGGTTGAACCTTGGCAACCGGATCAAGGAACCGGTGACGGTGCATTGGCACGGGATGCATATTGACGGCGCGCAGGACGGCGGACCGCACAGCCCGGTCGATACCGGCGGGGTGCTCGAGGCGGCTTTGGATATTGATCAACCTGCCGCAACCCTTTGGTATCACTCGCATATACATCAACGCACCGGTATTCAGGTATATTACGGGCTGGCGGGCATGCTGATTATTGACGATCCAGATGCACCCGACAGCGGGTTGCCGCAGACCTATGGTGTGGATGATATCCCGCTGGTGGTGCAGGATCGTGTTTTCGATCGTGGTGGGCAGATGCTCTATGCGCCGCAGGGACCAACGCGGATGATGGGCTATCGCGGCAGCGAGATTCTGGTGAACGGCGCGATCCGGCCAAAGGCCAGCGTGCCTGCCGGAATGGTGCGCCTGCGGATCCTGAACGGATCAAATGCGCGGATCTATCATTTCGGGTTCGAGGACGGGCGCAGGTTCTATCAGGTGGCCAGCGATGGCGGCCTGCTGCCGATGCCGGTTGCGATGAACGCCCTGACACTGGCCCCTGCCGAGCGGGTTGAAATTGTAGTGGATTTCAGCGCCGGTGCCACCCGCCTGCTATCGGCCCCTGATAGCAATATGGGGATGATGGGCGGTGGCATGATGGGCGGGATGATGCGCGGTGCCTCGCCCAAAGCGGTGGCCGATGGTGGGCTGTTCGAGGTGATGTCCTTTGCCATTGATAACAGCCGAACCGCGGCTGTGACGACGTTGGCCAAAACGCTGGCCGGTGCGCCGACCCCTGTATTTGGCGAGCCGGTGCGCCGTCGCCGTTTTGCCCTGAACATGGGCATGGGAATGGGCATGATGCGCGGCGGTGGCTCGATGGCGATCAACGGGGACTCCATGGATATGGCGGTGATCAATCAGGAACTGCGGCTGGGCGAGGCCGAGATATGGGAGGTGAGCGCCGACATGATGGCGCATCCGTTCCATGTGCACGGAACCTCGTTTCAGGTGCTGTCGAGGAACGGGCGCAAGGTGGATTATGCCTCCACGGGGCTAAAGGATGTGGTGCTGGTGGACGGCACCGCCGAACTGCTGGTGCAGGTCAACCGCAAGGCGGACGCCAATCAGCCGTTCATGTTCCACTGCCACATTCTGGAGCACGAGGATTTGGGGATGATGGGGCAGTTTACCGTCGCGTGA
- a CDS encoding endonuclease/exonuclease/phosphatase family protein — MFLRFLALICALICLFVLGASHFGALHPLGDSLAVFRGGLAIVGAVAVLVLVLQRRLLLAVLGAGLVLWSAYTVLAPRFTFSAALDTPYALYQKNMSFRMPDTGPLAADILQQAPDFVTLEEVDRENLALLAALKPDYPAQAFCPFMNVGGVAVASRWPKVAGSDVCLQGQGMVAMQVETPEGPVWVVALHLHWPYPHGQAAQVRGLETALKALEGPVVLGGDFNMVPWSHTMQAITSATKTRRIGAPKYTFPLFDGLYTLPIDHVLVNRNSRPAETERRPQLGSDHFGLLARFYLR; from the coding sequence ATGTTCCTGCGTTTCCTTGCCTTGATCTGCGCCCTGATCTGCCTGTTTGTTCTGGGGGCCAGCCATTTTGGGGCACTGCACCCGCTGGGGGATTCACTGGCGGTGTTTCGCGGGGGTCTGGCCATTGTCGGGGCTGTGGCGGTGTTGGTGCTGGTGTTGCAACGACGCCTGTTGTTGGCCGTGTTGGGGGCAGGGTTGGTGCTGTGGTCGGCTTACACGGTATTGGCGCCAAGGTTCACGTTTTCGGCGGCGCTGGATACGCCCTATGCGCTTTATCAAAAAAACATGTCGTTCCGGATGCCGGACACGGGTCCATTGGCGGCAGACATATTGCAGCAGGCGCCGGATTTTGTGACGCTGGAGGAGGTGGACAGGGAAAACCTTGCCCTGTTGGCCGCGCTGAAACCGGACTACCCCGCACAGGCCTTTTGCCCGTTCATGAATGTCGGCGGGGTGGCGGTGGCCTCGCGCTGGCCCAAAGTGGCGGGCAGCGACGTTTGCCTGCAAGGGCAGGGCATGGTGGCAATGCAGGTGGAGACGCCGGAGGGGCCGGTCTGGGTGGTGGCGCTGCATCTGCATTGGCCGTATCCGCATGGGCAAGCGGCACAGGTGCGAGGGCTGGAAACAGCCCTGAAGGCGCTGGAGGGGCCGGTGGTGCTGGGGGGCGATTTCAATATGGTGCCCTGGTCGCATACGATGCAGGCCATCACTTCGGCCACCAAAACCCGCCGGATCGGCGCGCCGAAATACACATTCCCGCTGTTTGACGGGCTGTATACGCTGCCGATTGATCATGTGCTGGTGAACAGGAATTCCCGCCCCGCCGAAACAGAACGCCGCCCGCAACTGGGGTCGGATCATTTCGGATTGCTGGCGCGGTTCTATCTGCGCTGA
- a CDS encoding alpha/beta hydrolase family protein yields MKHVGCQHIRVWDDQANIGFPVFIMYPAADVHGPYEIGPFSVTAGLNAPAGQGPYPVVVISHGSGGHRLVYLTLAQALAEAGYVVLCPEHFGNNTDDNFLEGKTRNLELRPRHITLCLNALADNDILAGAVQTDKAAVLGHSMGGYTGLAVAGGRPWSITGRRVPVIADKRIKALILMAPATGWFTPDGSLAEVTVPILAYHAEHDSLTPFNNVERILDQVPDKGKVTVHHVENAGHLSFLSPFPEALVTPGFIPAQDPEGFDRVAFHQRLTGEVVAFLNGVFGG; encoded by the coding sequence ATGAAACATGTCGGTTGCCAACATATCCGCGTCTGGGACGATCAGGCCAACATCGGCTTTCCGGTGTTCATCATGTATCCGGCAGCAGATGTGCACGGGCCCTATGAAATCGGCCCCTTCAGCGTCACCGCCGGCCTGAACGCGCCCGCAGGGCAGGGGCCTTATCCGGTGGTGGTGATCTCGCATGGGTCAGGCGGTCACCGGCTGGTCTATCTGACACTGGCGCAAGCCTTGGCCGAGGCCGGCTATGTGGTGCTTTGCCCCGAGCATTTCGGCAACAACACCGACGACAATTTCCTCGAAGGCAAAACCCGCAATCTGGAGCTGCGCCCGCGTCATATCACCCTGTGCCTGAACGCGCTGGCGGATAACGACATTCTGGCAGGCGCGGTGCAGACAGACAAGGCCGCCGTGCTGGGCCACTCGATGGGCGGCTATACGGGGCTGGCGGTGGCGGGCGGCAGGCCATGGAGCATCACGGGTCGCCGCGTGCCTGTCATCGCGGATAAGCGCATCAAGGCCCTGATCCTGATGGCCCCCGCAACGGGATGGTTCACGCCTGACGGGTCATTGGCCGAGGTCACCGTGCCGATCCTGGCCTACCACGCCGAACACGACAGTCTGACCCCGTTCAACAATGTGGAACGGATACTGGATCAGGTGCCGGACAAGGGCAAGGTCACCGTCCACCACGTTGAAAACGCCGGACATTTGTCGTTCCTCTCACCGTTCCCGGAGGCGCTGGTTACACCCGGGTTTATACCGGCCCAAGACCCCGAGGGATTTGACCGTGTGGCGTTTCATCAGCGGCTGACGGGGGAAGTGGTGGCATTTCTGAACGGGGTGTTCGGGGGGTGA
- the purB gene encoding adenylosuccinate lyase codes for MIPRYSRPDMVAIWSPETKFRIWYEIEAHACDAQAALGVIPKENAEAVWKAKDVPFDVARIDEIEAVTKHDVIAFLTHLAEIIGNDEARFVHQGMTSSDVLDTCFNVQLVRASDILIKDMQDLLAALKRRAFEHKDTVRIGRSHGIHAEPTTMGLTFARFYAEMDRNLNRLKKARKEVATGAVSGAVGTFANIDPAVEEHVCKAMGLEVEPISTQVIPRDRHAAFFAALGVVGSSIENIATEIRHMQRTEVLEAEEFFSKGQKGSSAMPHKRNPVLSENLTGLARLVRMAVVPAMENVALWHERDISHSSVERNIGPDTTITLDFALARLTGLVDKLVIYPDNMLANMNKFRGLVMSQRVLLALTQAGVSREDAYKLVQRNAMKVWEEGKDFKTELLADADVLAALSAEEIEEKFDIGYHTKHVDTIFKRVFGES; via the coding sequence ATGATCCCCCGTTATTCCCGCCCCGATATGGTTGCCATCTGGTCCCCCGAAACGAAATTCCGCATCTGGTACGAGATCGAGGCCCACGCCTGCGACGCACAGGCCGCTTTGGGCGTGATCCCCAAGGAAAACGCCGAGGCCGTCTGGAAAGCCAAGGACGTGCCGTTTGATGTCGCCCGCATTGACGAAATCGAGGCGGTGACCAAACACGATGTGATCGCATTCCTGACCCATCTGGCGGAAATCATCGGCAATGACGAAGCCCGCTTTGTGCATCAGGGCATGACATCCTCGGACGTGCTGGACACTTGTTTTAACGTGCAACTGGTGCGGGCCAGCGATATTCTGATCAAGGATATGCAAGACCTGCTGGCCGCCCTGAAACGCCGTGCGTTTGAACATAAGGACACAGTGCGCATCGGGCGCAGCCACGGTATCCATGCCGAACCCACCACCATGGGCCTGACCTTCGCCCGTTTCTACGCGGAAATGGACCGTAACCTGAACCGGTTGAAAAAGGCCCGCAAGGAAGTGGCCACAGGCGCAGTTTCCGGCGCGGTCGGCACCTTCGCCAATATCGATCCGGCGGTCGAGGAACACGTCTGCAAGGCAATGGGACTGGAGGTCGAGCCGATCTCGACCCAAGTGATCCCGCGCGACCGTCACGCCGCATTCTTTGCCGCGCTTGGCGTGGTTGGCAGCAGCATCGAAAACATTGCCACCGAAATCCGCCACATGCAGCGCACCGAGGTTCTGGAGGCCGAGGAGTTCTTTTCCAAGGGTCAAAAAGGCTCAAGCGCAATGCCGCACAAACGCAACCCAGTTCTGTCGGAAAACCTGACCGGTCTGGCCCGTCTGGTGCGCATGGCCGTGGTGCCGGCGATGGAAAACGTGGCCCTTTGGCACGAACGCGACATCTCGCACAGCTCGGTCGAGCGCAACATCGGGCCGGACACCACCATCACACTGGATTTCGCGCTGGCCCGTCTGACGGGGCTGGTGGACAAGCTGGTAATCTATCCCGACAACATGCTGGCCAATATGAACAAATTCCGTGGTCTGGTGATGAGCCAGCGGGTTTTGCTGGCCTTAACGCAAGCAGGTGTTTCGCGCGAGGATGCTTACAAGCTGGTTCAGCGCAACGCGATGAAGGTCTGGGAGGAAGGCAAGGATTTCAAAACCGAACTGCTGGCCGATGCGGATGTTCTGGCGGCGCTGAGTGCCGAGGAGATCGAGGAAAAATTCGACATCGGCTATCACACCAAACATGTGGATACGATCTTTAAACGGGTGTTTGGCGAAAGCTGA
- a CDS encoding flagellar motor switch protein FliG gives MNTALSPLPDLPMPDTGAMPPPMSPPPPAISRQQKAAIIVRLLLSEGAELSLTDLPEEMQQDLTMQMGSMRSVTRETVTSVVEEFINELESIGLSFAGGLEGALNALNDSINPQLAERLRREGGVKRTGDPWERIMGLEVDRLLPVLEQESTEVAAVMLSKLSVSKAAELLGLLPGPQARRITYAMSLTSAVTPAAVQRIGQALASQLDSVPPKAFDDGPVERVGAILNFSPAITRDDVLEGLEEEDKEFAIQVRKAIFTFANIPARIDPRDVPKITRGVDQAVLVTALAAAEAGGLEESSEFILQNISKRMAEGLREEMKELGQVKDSDGEEAMSAVVAEIRELEAAGEVFFVVGDDE, from the coding sequence GTGAATACAGCCCTGTCGCCCCTGCCTGACCTGCCCATGCCCGATACCGGCGCAATGCCCCCGCCTATGTCGCCCCCGCCCCCCGCGATCAGCCGTCAGCAAAAGGCGGCAATCATCGTGCGTCTGCTATTGTCCGAAGGCGCCGAACTGTCCCTGACCGATCTGCCCGAGGAAATGCAGCAGGATCTGACCATGCAGATGGGCAGCATGCGCAGTGTCACCCGCGAAACAGTGACGTCTGTGGTCGAGGAGTTTATCAACGAACTGGAAAGCATCGGGCTGTCATTCGCCGGTGGCCTTGAGGGGGCGCTGAACGCGCTGAATGACTCGATCAATCCGCAACTGGCCGAACGCCTTCGCCGTGAAGGCGGCGTCAAACGCACGGGCGATCCGTGGGAACGGATCATGGGGCTGGAGGTGGATCGCCTGTTGCCTGTGCTGGAACAGGAAAGCACCGAAGTGGCCGCTGTGATGCTGTCAAAACTAAGTGTTTCCAAGGCCGCCGAACTGCTGGGCCTGTTGCCCGGCCCGCAGGCACGGCGGATCACTTATGCCATGTCCCTGACCAGCGCAGTAACACCGGCGGCGGTACAACGCATCGGACAGGCGCTGGCCAGCCAGTTGGACAGCGTGCCCCCCAAGGCCTTTGATGACGGGCCGGTCGAACGCGTTGGGGCCATTCTGAACTTCTCGCCCGCAATAACCCGCGATGATGTGCTTGAAGGCCTTGAAGAGGAAGACAAGGAATTTGCCATTCAAGTGCGCAAGGCGATCTTTACCTTTGCCAATATTCCGGCGCGGATTGACCCGCGGGATGTGCCAAAGATCACCCGTGGCGTGGATCAGGCGGTTCTGGTTACGGCTTTGGCAGCGGCCGAGGCAGGCGGGCTGGAAGAGTCCAGCGAATTCATCCTTCAGAACATCTCGAAACGCATGGCCGAAGGTTTGCGCGAAGAAATGAAGGAACTGGGCCAGGTCAAAGACTCCGATGGCGAAGAAGCGATGAGCGCGGTTGTTGCCGAAATCCGCGAACTGGAGGCCGCGGGCGAAGTATTCTTTGTGGTTGGCGACGACGAATAA
- a CDS encoding DUF4386 family protein produces the protein MFSTLTDKQRATATGTLILLAYSMLTYTITGSKPLGVITDIASGLAVIGIPLLMWPIFRPHKALNIAYMAARFAEGVLMIIGGIFILSPALEPYRNGIYEHIHIYFFITGALFFYALLYRTRAVPRFISVWGGLATLALLLVTMIKLFGVQYAPLDALVIPLVLNEVFLAVWLMVKGFSETV, from the coding sequence ATGTTCAGCACGCTTACCGATAAACAAAGGGCCACAGCCACCGGCACCCTGATCCTGCTGGCCTATTCCATGCTGACCTACACCATCACCGGCAGCAAACCTTTGGGCGTGATCACCGACATCGCCAGCGGTCTGGCGGTGATCGGCATCCCGCTGCTGATGTGGCCGATCTTTCGCCCGCACAAAGCCCTGAACATCGCCTATATGGCCGCCCGTTTTGCCGAGGGAGTCCTGATGATCATCGGCGGCATCTTCATCCTGTCGCCCGCGCTGGAGCCTTACCGCAACGGCATTTACGAGCACATCCACATCTATTTCTTCATCACCGGGGCGCTGTTCTTCTACGCCCTGCTTTACCGCACCCGTGCTGTGCCGCGATTTATCTCCGTGTGGGGAGGCCTCGCTACCCTCGCCCTGCTGCTGGTCACGATGATCAAACTGTTCGGGGTGCAATATGCCCCACTGGACGCGCTGGTGATCCCGCTGGTGTTGAACGAGGTCTTTCTGGCTGTGTGGTTGATGGTGAAGGGGTTTTCGGAGACTGTATAA